One region of Catenuloplanes indicus genomic DNA includes:
- a CDS encoding oxidoreductase, with the protein MSALGVGAGVAGAAGFAGGRLTSPGAEVPDWTAADIPPQNGRRAVVTGANGYPNDGRSGLGYHEALGLAIAGADVTIASRNAERGAEAVRRIREAAPGSSVRFETLDLTNLASIEAFAERLQATGDRLDLLINNAGVMARVNREVSVDGFERTFATNALGPFALSARLRPLLQKGNDPRIIWTASLRGHTGSINFDDLQKERTYDYVKAYDDTKLANMLLAFECERRSKASGWRITSIAAHPGVARTSIVLDGPGPDTTEGRRFRFIRPMWQDPAVGALPILYAATSPQANGGGYYGPKGFQAVRGLPGVEIVPENARDPQLGARLWATLEELGKVSFGDAGRP; encoded by the coding sequence ATGTCCGCGCTGGGCGTGGGCGCCGGAGTGGCCGGAGCCGCCGGCTTCGCAGGCGGAAGACTGACCTCCCCGGGCGCGGAGGTCCCGGACTGGACCGCGGCGGACATCCCCCCGCAGAACGGCCGGCGCGCGGTGGTGACCGGTGCCAACGGCTATCCGAACGACGGGCGCAGCGGACTGGGATACCACGAGGCACTCGGGCTCGCGATCGCGGGCGCGGACGTGACGATCGCCTCCCGCAACGCCGAACGTGGCGCAGAGGCGGTCCGCCGGATTCGCGAAGCGGCGCCGGGCTCGTCGGTGCGATTCGAGACGCTCGACCTGACGAACCTCGCATCGATCGAAGCCTTCGCCGAGCGCCTCCAGGCGACCGGAGACCGGCTGGACCTGCTGATCAACAATGCCGGGGTGATGGCCCGGGTCAATCGCGAGGTGAGCGTCGACGGCTTCGAGCGGACCTTCGCCACCAACGCGCTCGGCCCGTTCGCGTTGTCGGCCCGGCTGCGGCCGCTCCTGCAGAAGGGCAACGATCCACGGATCATCTGGACGGCGAGCCTGCGCGGCCACACCGGCTCGATCAATTTCGACGACCTGCAGAAGGAACGGACGTACGACTACGTCAAGGCGTACGACGACACCAAGCTCGCCAACATGCTGCTCGCCTTCGAATGTGAGCGCCGGAGCAAGGCATCCGGCTGGCGGATCACCAGCATCGCCGCACACCCCGGTGTCGCACGAACCAGCATCGTCCTGGACGGGCCCGGCCCGGACACCACGGAGGGGCGGCGCTTCCGGTTCATCCGCCCGATGTGGCAGGACCCCGCCGTGGGTGCTCTTCCCATCCTGTACGCCGCGACGTCGCCGCAGGCCAACGGTGGCGGCTACTACGGCCCGAAGGGTTTCCAGGCGGTGCGCGGCCTGCCGGGCGTGGAGATCGTCCCGGAGAACGCCCGGGACCCGCAACTGGGAGCGAGGCTGTGGGCCACTCTGGAGGAACTCGGTAAGGTCTCGTTCGGCGACGCGGGCCGGCCGTAA
- a CDS encoding TetR/AcrR family transcriptional regulator: MKMIGGVPLDQAILSAAIATFVAHGYENTSMDEVAARASTTKRTVYAHFGNKEALFRSALAKAVERFQDEMPKLADLSRPAAELEAFAVGFSDLSTWRGAVRLQRVVMSGAEQFAGLGTMLHREVIERAEAAVADFLRALDAHHGTDPGPRSYELLASMFINLTTGRQRFATLLQAREPLSEHPLHLPAPDHDRAAIRDAVEIFLRGALFAGSRETATGTPPGDRPARPA; the protein is encoded by the coding sequence ATGAAGATGATCGGTGGCGTACCCCTCGACCAAGCCATCCTCTCGGCGGCGATAGCCACCTTCGTCGCGCACGGCTACGAGAACACCTCGATGGACGAGGTCGCGGCACGCGCGTCCACCACCAAGCGCACGGTGTACGCGCACTTCGGCAACAAGGAGGCACTCTTCCGCAGCGCGCTGGCGAAGGCCGTGGAGCGGTTCCAGGACGAGATGCCGAAACTCGCCGACCTGTCCCGCCCGGCGGCGGAGCTGGAGGCGTTCGCGGTCGGCTTCAGCGATCTCTCGACCTGGCGGGGCGCCGTCCGCCTTCAGCGCGTGGTGATGAGCGGAGCCGAACAGTTCGCCGGCCTCGGCACCATGCTCCACCGCGAGGTCATCGAGCGAGCGGAGGCCGCGGTCGCCGACTTCCTCAGAGCGCTCGACGCGCACCACGGAACGGATCCCGGCCCGCGCTCGTACGAACTTCTCGCGAGCATGTTCATCAACCTGACGACCGGCCGGCAACGTTTCGCCACGCTGCTGCAGGCCCGCGAGCCGCTTTCCGAGCACCCACTGCACCTGCCGGCCCCCGACCACGACCGGGCCGCCATCCGGGACGCCGTTGAGATCTTTCTGCGGGGAGCACTGTTCGCCGGTTCACGCGAGACAGCGACCGGTACGCCGCCCGGTGACAGGCCGGCGCGGCCGGCCTGA